Genomic segment of Cryptococcus neoformans var. neoformans JEC21 chromosome 5 sequence:
CCTCTTAAATCCGCATCTTCAGGGGACATTCAGGCTTCCTTGAAATTCCTTGGTGACAGGCCTCTTTATgctgaaggatgggcgCCCTTTGTCAAGGAAGTTGCGGTTATGGTCGTTAGGAATAAGGAGGGCGAAGTCCGAAGTTACGACGCCGTCGAGACTATTCACAGGGAGAGCATTTTACGAGTCTGTTTGGCCCCCCTCAGAGGTGAAAAGGGTGTGAATCAGAGGGCTAGGGAATTAGCTGAGAAGGCGGTTGGACACCTTGAGGGTGCTGGTATCTTTGGGGTTGAGATGTTCCTCATGCCTGATGGTAAGTAGATCGCAATTTGTGACCATACTGAAGCTTACATTCTGTAGGTGAACTTCTTCTGAACGAGATtgctcctcgtcctcataACTCTGGTCATCACACTATTGAGGCCTGTCTTACTTCCCAATTTGAGAACCACCTTCGAGCCATTCTCTCCTTGCCTCTTGGTTCTACTGCTCTTCGTGTTCCCTCCGCTGCCATGGTCAACATTCTCGGTGCCTCGTCGACTATGGACGCCATCGACAAAATGGCAGACAATGCTCTCACTGTTCCTGGTGCTGCCGTGCATCTCTACGGCAAAGCTGAGAGCCGAAAGGCCCGTAAGATGGGCCACATCACGGTGACTGCCGAAAGCGATGCTGAGCTCAATGAGCGCCTTAGAGCCCTCTTATTCGCCCAGCCTGATGCCCATGCCGACTGGATCGACCTCATCgcccctccttcccctgcTCCCGCTCATTCCCACGCCAAACCCCTTGTTGGTATCATCATGGGTAGCGACTCTGACTTGCCCGTTATGCACCCTGCTACCAAGATCCTCGAAAAATTCGGTGTCCCCTACGAGCTCACCATAACTTCTGCCCATCGCACTCCTGAGCGAATGGTGAAGTATGCGAAGACTGCTGCAGACCGAGGATTGCGAGCCATCATTGCTGGGGCTGGCGGTGCTGCCCATTTACCAGGTATGGTCGCCAGCGAGACCAGTTTGCCAGTCATCGGTGTGCCCGTCAAGGCCAGTGTACTGGATGGCGTGGATTCATTGTATAGTATTGTGCAAATGCCCGTATGTTATTTTTATCCGACTTGAAAGTCCAGTGCTAACGGAACCATAGCGAGGTATTCCATGCGCCACTGTGGGTATCAACAACTCTACAAATGCCGCGCTACTTGCAGTCCGTATCCTTGGAACATCTGTACCCGCCCTTAACAAGGCTACTGAGGAATATTCCAAGGCGctagaggaagaagtttTGGCTAAAGCCGACattttggaggaggaaggctGGGACAAGTACATCGAGAGGCTGAAGAAATAAATCAACGGTTTTATGCTGGTCAGATGCATAGATTAATACGATATCTGTAATTATCTTTTGATAGCGTCCTAACATGTTTTATAATAGCAACACCCTTCAAGGCTTCTTAGATCGTTTGGCAAtctcttgtcttttttcccttgcccATTCCAGCATTTGCAGCACGCATGCCTCGTCAAGACCTCCCTCCCTCAAAGTCATATCGAGTTTGAAACCACCGAACTTGGGTACGTGTTGGTTTGATGTCGGGTCTTCGGCCCTgtgttttctctttctccgGAGGATTTCGTTTCCCCGCTCGAGTACGGGCGGTGTGTGTGCTTCGtccatttccttttccatcctcaagaCGTCCATTCTAGCCAGTCTTTCATTTTCAAGTCTCCTTTGGACACGATTGCCATCGACATCAtcgttttcttctttgatgCTTATTTCGGTTTTTTTCATTGTTCGTCCTCGCACACCCCCTTCTGTTCGTTTCTCCCCCAACTTCACCTGaattccttctttcttttcgcCTGTTtgctgttcttcttcttccttctttccttctatCTCCCTGTCATCTTTtaactcttcttcttcctccatttcctccacttcctccacttcctcttcctcctcttccacttccacttcttcctcctcttcctcttcttccccctcttcctcctcttcctcttcttcctcctcttcctcctcttcctcctcttcctcctcttcctcctcttcctcctctatttcttcctcttcctcttcttcctctattttttcctcttcctcctctatttcctcctcttcctcttcatcctcctctattttttcctcctcttcctcttcctcctcctgctcttcttcttcatcttcttcttcatcttcttcttcccctattcctgtctcttctttctcttccaccatcgTTTTTTCCTCGCCCCCCAGCGCattccctccttttcccctcccgttctcttcccttttaTCCCCGTCTGTACACGTCCTTCGATCGGCACTAATTCCATTCAAGCCACTCGAGCTTGATGGGGTTTTAATAGGTCTCGTCGCCTCTCTTGTCCTAAGCATGGTATCTTGTTGTGCCATAATAGTCCGTTCAGCGTCTCCCTTAGTACTGCGTTTGGTCGTGAGACTGCTGGAAGTCTGTGCGAAattctcttcatcacccgAAGAGTCTTGTATCTCAATCACTTGTGGAGATGGCTCTGAACTTGAGAGGAttatttttctttttaaACCATTCTTTACCATAGGCTCTTCGTCACTgtcctcatcttcgtcccAGACAACTATCCTACTTTGTCCCTTCGAATTCAGAGACTCCCGTGGGCGCTTCCATTTGTCTCGAgcgttggagatggtggcATTTCCGGAGGGTGATAATTCAGGGACAGGGCGATCACCCCGACTTAGCTCTGCACCTGATTTCCTTGGCGTCGCCATGGTAGGCGAAGGTGGGGATAGCCATGACAATTGAGACAGTTGAGAGGGACTAGGGGAGCTTTGCTCCAGCTCCTTatttccatcctctcttaTTGCCTTGCTTTTCCTGCTGCGTTTTCTTcgctcttctctctcataTGGTGAGAGCAGTTCTTCGTCAGTGTTGCCAGGAGACATATTGGTCGCCGGACTGGACGGGAAGTTGAGGGGATCGGTGATTTTCTCCTTCGAAAATTGACACTTTGTAGGTGAAGcatgaaggagagatgacgatgaaatGTGATGGGATTGGGAGGAGCCTGGAGGTGACCTCCTATTAGAAATATGGGGGGATCTGGAATTACGACTGataccttcttcaatcGGTTGGGACTCTGGCGGGTACCCATGGTCAGAAGGTTCCTGTACCGTCTTGCCTTGAGAATGCTGTAACGACTTGATGGTCTCGGCATTATTTGACGGGTAATTCCGATATTGAGCGTGTGTGTTTAAAACAGTATCTTGATTTCTTTCCAGCCATGCCAAGGCGGATTGTGCATCCCATTCCCCCACTCGCGACGCCTTAGCTTCCTCTATGGAGACAATGTCACCAAGTGCAACAGTTGTTCTGTAATAATGGGCTACATCTTTGTTCCCTCTGGGCCTTGCAGCTGAGATTGACATGTCTGGGATGTTGCCTTGGCTTAGGATATTTTGCGATGAACGGTTTTGTGAAGATTCAGAATTGGACCTAAAAATATCAGTTCTCGCAGCTAAAGATACATTTGATGCAACCTACTCTCCGGACCACCACTTTTTTAGAACATCTCGAACCTTCCCATCATTATTACCTTCTCCTATCTTACAAGTGTCAAGCCAATATACTGGCTCATCGTGATTGCCACTAACGACATCCCATTTGGTTACAAAGAAGGTCACAATGGGGATTTTCGTGCCTGCCAAGGGTGAAGGTGGAGCGATGTGTATGTGGAATTCTTTTATTTGGAAGATTGAACGCAGTTGGGAGGTCAACGAATGCTTATATCCGGTATCGGGATCCGGCCTGCAAGTCAATGAGATTCCAGAAGAAACTCCCATTTccaaaaaggaaggaaaaacCACGTACTGTTCAAATTTGTCGGTCTCTTCGGGGTCGAATACGACTTTTACACGATGCGTCCGATCACCAATAGATCCCTCTATCTGGGCTCTAGGGTTCCGATCATCCCTGTAGGTATAAAACTGAAGAAACATCACTCTTTCAGCTGGTGTTTTGGGCGGCGATGGGACTGACCTTGAGTAGTTGGCAGTAATGCTTGCACTTGACTGGAACTTTGAAATTAGCCCCGTAACGTATATCGTGGTCTATAAGGACCTTTGTGATCCAAGACCTGATATCGTCTGCCATTGTATCGACAAGGCTGTGCGGTACACTGGTGCAATCTTGGCGAAGTCTCTTCGTTCCAGCGCCAACTAGTATGTGCGGGATGTCcttattattattagtCTCTTAGGTCGCGACGCGTTGCCCAGAAATGATGACCTGGAAGGTTGGAACCTACTTCTGAAGATCTGAGCTTATTCGGACAATCCCGCCTGTTCCTGACGTTAATTTGCTGACTCACCAAGCACTACCCGCCGCCCCCGCCGCGCTCAGAGCCCCTCCTTTTTTACTTCCTAGTTGTTTATTTATAATCCTGTTTCCTCGTACAACCCATTACACTGAACCCACCCAATATGACTCTAGCAACCGCATCCTTCAACGTGAGTATTCCAGAGTGCAGAAGCCGTGGCTGACCGTCGTCAAGACTGAATTCGCAGTCGACATGACATGTCAAAGCGTGAGGGACCGTTACAATGGCGGGATTAAATTTCAAACTGACCGTAGTTGGGCGACAATAGTGCGTTAATGCAGTATCTGGTGCTCTAAGGGATGTCCCAGGTTAGTGCATGATCAACAGATACGAAACATGAGATGATTAAATACTTCTTAGGAATTGAGAGATATGACATTGATCTGGAAAATAAACGAGTTACAATCTCCGGGAAGAGTAGGTCCATTTATCGTTGCATATCCGTTTATTGACTCATAATCGCAGCACCCCCTTCACATCTGATTACGGCTCTTAAGTCCACTAATCGCCAAGTAATCGTTCGAGGCACTTCCTCGTCTGCCAATGCCAACTTCCCTATTCAAGCAGCCGTTGCCATCTTGGagtctcctcttcctcttcccgcaTCTTTAGCGTCTACATCGAACCCTGTTCTAGCCGGTCTTCCCGAAGGCTCACTCAAACCTCTTCCGGGcatgaatgaagaagaatactCCCAGAAGGTCTTCGGGATCTGCCGATTTGTTCAAATTGCTCCGAAGACGGTACTTATGGATTTGACTGTCCgtctccctcctccatcccGGGTCGGGTTGGGTACAGCACAGGGTGCCCAAGATACAAGCTACAGCGTATACATCGCGTCGACTGGCAATCTTGTCAACCCTCCTGTCACCACTGGCAAGCCATATATATCTTTAGGCTCCATTACCCCCGACAAGGACGGTTATGGCGATATGTTCAAAGAGGTTGATGGCGAATTATGGGAGTGGATTGGTCGAGGATGCGTGGTGCAAGCCGCTAATGAAACGGCCCCCGCGGTTACACAGCTTGTGGCAAAGGAGGCTGCTCCGGGCTCCGAGCAGAATGAAGCGACAATAGGGAGACTATTTGCTGGTGTTGTCGCACGAAGTGCAGGAGCATGGGGTAACGACAAGACAGTCTGCGCCTGTAGCGGGAAGACCatgtgggaagaaggacgagagatggagagcaAGAGGTTTTAAATCTGGACCAATGCGTTAATCCCGTTATACAATATTGAAGCCGCTATATGAATCCATACGTACAATATTCTCCTTCCCGTCAAATGTCAATAATCCTTCCTTCAGGTTTTGATACCTGCATCCAACATTGAGTGGATTTAGCTGAAAGCCCACCAGAGCCATGCGCACCATCCTACAGCCATGGCCACTGTAGTCTTTACCATTCCCATTTCAATCTTTCCCATTGTATCAGAGAGAAGAGTCTGAGGCTTGCTGGCCGGCATTGGCTCAATCACATATATCTGAGTTACGTCTTCTCGCTCAAACGGTTTACCGTTAATCACAGTGCGGAAGACCTCGTGGGTTTCGTAGGAAACCACGGATATGACCATTACAAGGCTTGATTGTTGACGGAATGAAATGCAGCACAGTACGAAGATATATATAGCAGCATAGCAATTTATACTCTAGGCCGGAAACCGCCGGCGGGTTAGTTTTTGTGGCTTTTGCGCTCTGCCCGCCTTTTCAAGATCACGTGATCAACGCAACGACGCGACGAGATAAACAATAATTATATGATGAGCTTCATATCTTTCGTTATCCCCATTGGAATTACCTTTGCTATCCATTTCAAATCCACCATCTGATCACCCCAAACAGCTGGAAACGACAGTAGAACAGCCATAAATATGGCAGCTCCCCATCACCCCCTTCGAAGAATCTCGACGggctctctctcctccttggccCGTTCGACAGACAAAAAcacatcttctccttcaggcCTCGAGTTCCTGCAACCGGCAATGACAGACCTGGCCGATGAAGCGGCAACCCTAGCAGCTAATACGAGTCAGATGACGACGTTACATGACGCTCTAGGAACATTCAATGAAGCATTTGCAGCATATCTGTATGCACTGAAGATGAATGCCTTTTGCGTGGAATGGCCCGAGGCAAGTACTTTGTAAATATCATCTTGCGGGGGTTCTAAAGTGTTCTATTTGCAGGCGCCTAATGAGCTGAGTTTTTCAAGAGCAGAATCACTTCAAAGTATAACCGCTGTTTGCTAAATTTGCTACGTTGACAATCCGCTAATCACATATTACAAAACAGAACCGGCGCCCCCTCCACCAAATCCATCAGTCTCGCTTGATCAGAGTAAGAGctagaagaaaaggcagagtaaagagatggataaaTGGAGATACCAGGCGTTGGGAGGAAGTAATGTAATATTAGAACATCCTTCGTATCTGTCAAGTACAAGCTTTTTCATTTCGttgtttctttctttttcttcgtaCTCGCTTTGTATCCTTATTTTCCTGTCGCAACCCTCATCCTTTAAGCTCCTACGGCATTATCAATTTGGCTGCACCAAGGCAAAGTCTTGGCCGTGCTAACACCTAGCTCACGCACAATCCACGAACATAACAACGGCCAAATCATCCCCATCAGATATCGTGTCATGCGTGCGGTAGCTCGTCGAAAGCGGCATACAGATCCCTATTTAACAAGATTAACCTGCGACAATAATGAGCGCACAGGAAATAGGATAGGGCGCCGATCCCACTTTAACTCTACGAATCGTACCTGATTTCATCTAGACTCTCGTTCGCATGTCACTCCCCGAGGATGGAGATCTTTAACTAGCTTATTTTCTTGCAGCGAGGCCGGAATACCGCGCGGACGTGTCCAAATTTCGTCAAAAATAGAAAATGCGAAATGCGATTATGAAAACTGTGAAATGCGAGGTGGCGCAAGTGCAAAATGCACTTCTGTAAACGGGAAGTGCAACGGAAATGGTCC
This window contains:
- a CDS encoding superoxide dismutase copper chaperone, putative; protein product: MTLATASFNTEFAVDMTCQSCVNAVSGALRDVPGIERYDIDLENKRVTISGKTPPSHLITALKSTNRQVIVRGTSSSANANFPIQAAVAILESPLPLPASLASTSNPVLAGLPEGSLKPLPGMNEEEYSQKVFGICRFVQIAPKTVLMDLTVRLPPPSRVGLGTAQGAQDTSYSVYIASTGNLVNPPVTTGKPYISLGSITPDKDGYGDMFKEVDGELWEWIGRGCVVQAANETAPAVTQLVAKEAAPGSEQNEATIGRLFAGVVARSAGAWGNDKTVCACSGKTMWEEGREMESKRF
- a CDS encoding phosphoribosylaminoimidazole carboxylase — its product is MAPRKTVGILGGGQLGRMLTHPAALLGIPLLILDSGSYTPAKQTLLPPPPHSHPDGPFTSETHIRKLASACDILTVEIEHVNADVLEAVEKEGLCEVQPSPQTIRLIQNKYDQKKYLAERGVAVAPFEELPANPTEEDFKAIAGRLGLPLMLKAKTLAYDGRGNSPLKSASSGDIQASLKFLGDRPLYAEGWAPFVKEVAVMVVRNKEGEVRSYDAVETIHRESILRVCLAPLRGEKGVNQRARELAEKAVGHLEGAGIFGVEMFLMPDGELLLNEIAPRPHNSGHHTIEACLTSQFENHLRAILSLPLGSTALRVPSAAMVNILGASSTMDAIDKMADNALTVPGAAVHLYGKAESRKARKMGHITVTAESDAELNERLRALLFAQPDAHADWIDLIAPPSPAPAHSHAKPLVGIIMGSDSDLPVMHPATKILEKFGVPYELTITSAHRTPERMVKYAKTAADRGLRAIIAGAGGAAHLPGMVASETSLPVIGVPVKASVLDGVDSLYSIVQMPRGIPCATVGINNSTNAALLAVRILGTSVPALNKATEEYSKALEEEVLAKADILEEEGWDKYIERLKK